AGTCGCTTTTCAGAAGCCGGACAAAGGCTTTCCAAGCCTGGGTTTCGAGTTCCAGACGGTCCACGAGGAAGAGAACCCGTTTTGCGTTGCCGGTCCGCATGAAGAGTTTGATAACGGCGGCAGAGGTCAGGGTCTTGCCGGTGCCAGTCGCCATTTCGAACAGAAAACGTGTCTGACCCTTGCGAACGGCATCCTGGAGCGCGGCGACAGCCCGCAGTTGATACGGGCGGAGGAACTTCAGTTCCGTTTCCTTGATGAAGGCATCACGTTGCCCGGCATCGCTCCAGCGGGGATCATTGTGGTAATTGGGGTTCTGTGTGACCGCAACGTAATCGGCTTCGACCTTCTCGCTGACCAAGGTGTCGGGGTTCGGCTTGAAGGCGTGGAAATGGCCGAAGGATTCGGGCTTCGGAAACTCCGTGATCAGAACCGGGTTGCCTTGCTCCAAGTCCCAGAAGTAATGCAGGTTTCCGTTCGACAAGATGACGAACCGGACATTCTGTGAGTGGGCGTATTTCCGGGCCTTCTCTTTGCCGATAAGGGGGTCGTACTTCTCGGACTTCGCCTCCAAGACGGCAAGGGGGAATCCTCCCTCGTCCAGCAGGAGGTAATCGACAAAGCCGTTGGCGGTTTTCTCGAAGTCCTCCCCGAGTGCATCGAGGGCTTTTTTCTTGAGTTTTACGTTTGCTTCAAGCGCGATGTTGGCTGGGCCGGTTTCGTCGTCAAAAAACCGATAGTTCGACCTTCGCAGAAGGTCGTTGATCAGAATCCTTGCTTTGGCTTCCTTTTCCATATCCAATCTGCCTATTTTCTACGGATAGGCTCTCCCAACGGTTAGTGTGCTAAGTGGCCGTGCCATCGCTCCGAGCGACGGGCCGAGTCAGATGCCGGATACGCGGAATCCGGGTCTATCCATCTCTTAAATTCAATGGAGAGGCTTTCAAGTGGTCTCTCTACTAACTGCCGGATGTGATCCGCGTCAATATCCACGCTGCTTCCTCAGCGCCCAAATTAATAGATAGAATAGAGGGACATTTGCTGTCCATGCAGTGAAATTCGTTGTTACAAATAAAACCCTTCTCACTCATCCTTCAATTCTTTGATGGTTTGTTCTCCCTTATAAATTCCGTTGCACCCTCAGCACTGTGATACTCATGTGTCGACCAATCTCTAAGACCTCGTTGTGTTAGGGAGAGCGGGCGCGTGAGGAGTATGAAGATCCCGCCAAAGCTCCATAGCTCCTGCTGTACGGAAGGTGACGTGCCTTCGAAGCGCCTTCTCCAAAGCAAAACTGTATGGAGCCTGAAGTGACAAAGCCATTTCTCTTGGACGGCCACTGAGGATTTCCTCCCGAGAAAATCTCAATTCACGGGAGAAAGCAAACTGTAAGAGAAGTTGGCCAATATGATAAAGATCAATGCGATAATCGATTGCTCCGAACTCAGCTGGATCAATTGCTTCTGGCGGAAGCATCCATTCCGCTCGAGTATTCGTTGCGTCCAGCTCACCAAACAACTTGGCCACCCCAAAATCACCAAGTTTAAATTGAATAGCACCTGGTTCAGTTGGCCGCATTTCGTCTTTAGCAAATGCAGCAAACACATTCCCGAGATGTATATCTTGATGTGCATGCTGATTCAGGTGGAGGTAGTGCACTGCCTGAAGAACGCATCGTGCAATCGGAATTAGCCAAGCAAGCCCATTAAAGGGATTGAGCGAGAATAACTGTGTCAAGGGACAATAGCAACGCTCGGTGACAATATAGAATGTGTCTCTAAACTCAAATGCATCATAAACGTAAGTGACGTGTGGATGCCGAAGCAATGCAAGCTTTCTTAGCTCTGCCTCTGCTGAAGAACGGACCTTCTCATAAGTACCGATAGGCTTTAGAACCTTGGCCGCGAGATCGTTTCCCCAGATGTCGAGGCAACTGTAAACGACACCAAAGAAACCTTCGCCGATTTTCTCGCCCATAGTGTAACTATTGCCCGTTGCGAGACTCATGATTTGCTCGCCTGGGGTAGGCGGTATAACGTTCTTCACTGGAGGCAGGCTTGATTGATTTGATCCTAATGATTCGTCGGACACGTGACACCTTTTATTGCTGCTTAACGTTTGCAGTTCACTGCATGGTCCATCGCGGATTCATGGGTCATCTTCATTTATCAATTACGGACCCGCAAGAGTACCCCGGTGTTCCTTTTTCAAACGTGTAACCGTGGGTCAAACCTTAAAAGTTCACTCAGCCTGGCCCCAAGTCCCAAACTCGTCCCCTATCAATCGGGGCCTGAAGCTTTGCCATCCAGTTGCATCCTACCCTGGTCGATCAGACGTCATTTCCACGCGTCTGGGACGACCGTTTTGAGCATGTAGAATACACCTGAAAAGGTACGGGGGTCAAGGAGAAATCCGGACTCCTTCGGTAACATTTTCCAATGAGGCAACAAGACGGGAGAAAACCGGACTCAGACCGAGAAACACTTTGCGAGGGATAAATCTTATGTGCTGAATAGGTTGGATGACGGCCGGTCACCCTACGGGCATGGTGCAAAGCTCAGGGCACGGCAACGGCCGTTCGCCGGGAAAGCGAGGGAGTGAGGGTCAGGATCGGGGAGCGAGCGGGGGAGTGAGATGCAGTGTACTGAAATCAATGCCCATGAGTCTGCCGATTTCCGCTCCCGTTACGCCGGCTCAAGGACCACCTCGCCCTTCTCGTAGAACATGACGCCCACGCGCCGAATATGGTCGATCACGTCGGGGTCGCCGATGTTGTTGAAAATGGACAGGTCGATGGTGTACGGTAGGAGCAGCTCGTCGAGGTCGTCGAGGATCTTGTAGATCACCTTCAGCGTCAAATCCGAGCCGCCGCGCAGGGTTAGGTCAATGTCGGAACCGTTTTTGTAGTTGCCTTTGGCGCGTGAACCGTACAGAATCGCCCTTTCCACCTGAGGGCAGTGACTAAGGACGGCGCGGATTTTTTGGACGGTGGATTGCGGGAGGCCATATTTCATGCCCCTTCCTCCTCCTTCTTCAATGCCTTCAATTTGATTTGGAGCGCATCGAATTCCGCAAAGTAGGCGCTGTGAATGGCGGTAACGATCTGGGCGGCTGTGGCTTCATCATAGGTGTGCGAGGTTAAATTCCGGCTCTTGATCATTTCCATCCATGTCTCGCCGTTCTCGATCAGCCCTGTCTTGAAGGCCTCGCGGGTTGTGTCCTTTGAGCCGTATAGATCTTGGACACCACGATTTTCCAGAAAATCCCTCAGCGTGTTCCAGGCCAGTTCATGGGTAAATTCGAATGCTTGAATCAGTCCCTGCCCTTCGAGCTTGGAGAGGTGGCGCTGTTGTGCCAGCGCCACGGCTTCCTCCAATTGCGAAAGGGCTTTGATAAAGTGATTGAAACGTTGAATCCAGCGGACGTCCTCCGTTCTCATAGGGGTTCTCCACAAAACTTCTTGTTCAATGCCTTGTCTTCGCTGCTAACCTTGAATTGCGCATCCTCTATCTCGGAGTGATTCACATACAACAGGTTATTGGCCGTCACGGCCGCAGGTCAAATCTTCAAAGTTCAACCTGCACCCAAGTCCCGATCTCTTCCCGCATAAACTGGGGCCTGAAGCTTTGCCCTCCAGTTGCATCCTACCCTGGTCGATCAGGCGCCATTTCCCATCGTCTGGGACGACCGTTTTGAGCGCGTAGGATACACCTGAAAAGGTACAGGGGTCAAGGAGAAATCCTGGTGTGGTTGAATGGGTGGCCGGACAGCCTCTTCTTCATTTTCAATATATTATTGCAGAGCTGCGATTCGTTTCAGCACATGAAACGATTTATATCATACCGAGAAACATCTTGCGTGGGAGAAAACTTAACTTGTAGCATGATCGGTCAGTATCCCCTTTTCAAGATGGCGTATGATCCTGGCCTTTTCCGCGGCACGGGGGTCATGGGTGACCAGGATGATGGTCTTTCCGAATTCGCTGTTGAGCCGGGCCATGAGGTTGAGGATCTCCTCGGCGGAGACGCGGTCGAGGTCGCCTGTGGGTTCATCCGCCACCAGAATGGCCGGATCGGTGATCACGGCGCGGGCGATGGCCACCCGCTGCTGCTGGCCGCCTGAGAGTTGCGAGGGATAATGATCCATCCGGTCGGTCAGGCTCACCAGCCGCATGGCCAGTTCCACGTGATCGAGCCTTTGTTTTTTCGAAAGCCCGGTCAGAAGCAGGGGAAGCTCAACATTCTCGCAGGCCGTCAGCACCGGTATGAGGTTATAGAACTGGAAGATAAAGCCGACATTCACGGCCCGCCAGCGGGCAAGTTCGGTCTCTGAAAGAGAGGTGATATCCACCCCGCCGACCCTGATGGTCCCGCTGTCCGCCTGGTCTATGCCGGCAATCAGATTCAGGAGGGTGCTCTTCCCTGAACCTGACGGCCCCATGAGGGCCAGAAATTCTCCCTCACGGATATGGAGGGTGATATGCTCCAGCACCGGCACGATCTGACTGCCTCTGCGGTATGACTTGCCAAGATCAACGATTTCAACAATGGACTGATGATCGGTCTTCATCTAAGGTTCAACAACCTTTATCCTCTCCCCGTCCCTGATCTTGTTCAGAGGTTTCAATATTACCTTGTCACCCGGCTTGACACCGCTTGTCACCTCGACCATGTCGCCGATCCGGACGCCCAGGGTGACGGGCGTCTCCACGGCCCTGCCCGACTCCATGAGAAAAACCACTTGTCTCCCGTCTCGTTTGAGCACGGCGTCGGGATGGACGGCCGTACGAGGTTCCTGCTCCCCGGGCCCGACCGGCCTTTGAAGGAAGGCGACCTTCGCGCTCATCTCCGGAAGGATGCGGCTCTCCTGATCCACAAAGCCGACCTTGACCATGACCGTGGCCTTGGACCGGTCAGCGGTCGGAACGATCATGTGGACCACGCCTCGGAATCTGGACTCGGGAAGCGCGTCCAGTTGTATCTCGCACGGCTGCCCCCGTTTGACCTGTTCGAGATTGGATTCAGAGACATCAACCTCCACCAGCAAAGAATCCATGTCCGCGATGGTCACCACCGAAGCCTTGGCATTGGCCGCGGCGCCCAGCGGTGTGACGATGTCGCCGACGTCTGCATTTTTGGTCAGGACCACGCCGTCGAAAGGGACACGGATCCTGGTATATTCAAGCGACACCCCGGCGTTTTTCAGCGCCGCGGCCGCGGCCTTGACCCCCTGTTCCGCTCCTGAAACAGCGGCGGCGGCCTTCTTGTAGCGGGCCTCCTGGAGATCGTATTCGGTCTTGGACAGAAACCCCTGATTCAGCAGATCCCTGCTCCGCTGGAAGGAAAGAGAGGCCTCATGCCGTTCAGCTTCCGCCTGCGCGAGATCAGAGCGTGAGATCCTCAGGTTGGCTTCCGCCTCCTCCTTCACCGCTTCGGCCTCTTCACTTTCAAGGTTGGCGATGACTTCCCCTTTTTTCACCCGGCTCCCCTCTTCAACCGTCAGGGAGACGAGACGCCCGGTGATCTTGGACGCCAGTGCGGCCTTTCTCTGGGCCACCACGTATCCGCTTGCATTCAGCAGGGTGAAGGTCTGTGACGGGTAGATCCTGGAGACGTTCATGACTTCCACTTTGACTTCCGGTGAGAGGATCCCCTTCGCGTAAAGAACAGCCGCCGCGAGGATCAACAGGGCGGCCCCGGCCCACAGGAACACCCGCTGTCGTCTCTTGGGGCGGAACACGGCTTCTGACTTGTCGATCTTCAATCCGGAAAGATCTTCATGGGACATCCGGCCAAACTCCTCAGTGCATTTTTTTTAAATTTAGGATTTCCTCAAGACAATATGCCTTGGCCCTGTCTCGGATTTATGAGGGCAATCGGTTCGGTAATGGGCCCCCACACTCTCTTTTCTCATCAAGGCCGCCTGGGTGATCAGGGTTGCAACCGTGATCATATTCTGCAGCTCCAGTCCCTTGCGGTGGCGGTAGATCCGTTCCATGAAAGGCTTCCATTCCTGAAGCATGGCCATGGCTTCGGATAAGGATTTCCCGCATCGGATGATTCCAACCCTATCCCACAAAAGTTTTCTGAGGATCCCGCGAACTTCATCAACCTCGGCGATCTGATCTTCTCCGGCCACAGGTTTCTCCAGAAAAGGATTCAGGACCCGCTCGGGCAGCTTCTTTATCTTCCGGGAATAATGAGCCGCGGCGGATCCGGCCCGTGCGCCGAAGACCACCCCTTCGAGCAGGGAATTGCTCGCCAGACGGTTGGCGCCATGAACGCCGGTGCAGGCCGCCTCTCCTGCGGCGTAAAG
The Nitrospirae bacterium CG2_30_53_67 DNA segment above includes these coding regions:
- a CDS encoding nucleotidyltransferase yields the protein MRTEDVRWIQRFNHFIKALSQLEEAVALAQQRHLSKLEGQGLIQAFEFTHELAWNTLRDFLENRGVQDLYGSKDTTREAFKTGLIENGETWMEMIKSRNLTSHTYDEATAAQIVTAIHSAYFAEFDALQIKLKALKKEEEGA
- a CDS encoding ABC transporter ATP-binding protein; the encoded protein is MKTDHQSIVEIVDLGKSYRRGSQIVPVLEHITLHIREGEFLALMGPSGSGKSTLLNLIAGIDQADSGTIRVGGVDITSLSETELARWRAVNVGFIFQFYNLIPVLTACENVELPLLLTGLSKKQRLDHVELAMRLVSLTDRMDHYPSQLSGGQQQRVAIARAVITDPAILVADEPTGDLDRVSAEEILNLMARLNSEFGKTIILVTHDPRAAEKARIIRHLEKGILTDHATS
- a CDS encoding efflux transporter periplasmic adaptor subunit; this encodes MSHEDLSGLKIDKSEAVFRPKRRQRVFLWAGAALLILAAAVLYAKGILSPEVKVEVMNVSRIYPSQTFTLLNASGYVVAQRKAALASKITGRLVSLTVEEGSRVKKGEVIANLESEEAEAVKEEAEANLRISRSDLAQAEAERHEASLSFQRSRDLLNQGFLSKTEYDLQEARYKKAAAAVSGAEQGVKAAAAALKNAGVSLEYTRIRVPFDGVVLTKNADVGDIVTPLGAAANAKASVVTIADMDSLLVEVDVSESNLEQVKRGQPCEIQLDALPESRFRGVVHMIVPTADRSKATVMVKVGFVDQESRILPEMSAKVAFLQRPVGPGEQEPRTAVHPDAVLKRDGRQVVFLMESGRAVETPVTLGVRIGDMVEVTSGVKPGDKVILKPLNKIRDGERIKVVEP